From a single Girardinichthys multiradiatus isolate DD_20200921_A chromosome 17, DD_fGirMul_XY1, whole genome shotgun sequence genomic region:
- the echdc3 gene encoding enoyl-CoA hydratase domain-containing protein 3, mitochondrial isoform X1, with protein sequence MARSVLCRGVSVVQLSRWTPLLSAPRCYSQSEPEPLTLRQQNHGIRRIILNNPKKRNALSLSMLETLRENILTDVDSEDLRVIIISAKGPVFSSGHDLKELTSARGREYHMKVFQTCSEVMALIQDIPVPVIAMVNGVATAAGCQLVASCDIAVATEKSTFATPGVNVGLFCSTPAVAIGRAVPRKQVAMEMLLTGTPISAHDALLHGLISKVVPEDRLEEETLGIAQRVCQSSRPVVALGKATFQRQMAQGRDAAYATASKVMVDNLALRDGQEGIQAFIEKRKAMWSHKPENVHD encoded by the exons ATGGCTCGCAGTGTTTTGTGTAGGGGTGTTTCTGTAGTCCAGCTCAGCAGGTGGACACCGCTGCTGTCCGCTCCTCGGTGTTACTCTCAGTCGGAACCAGAACCGCTGACACTGAGGCAACAGAACCACGGAATCAG GAGGATCATTTTAAACAACCCTAAGAAAAGGAACGCTCTGTCCTTATCCATGCTGGAAACCCTTCGAGAGAACATCCTGACTGATGTTGACAGCGAAGATCTCCGAGTCATCATCATATCAG CCAAAGGTCCAGTGTTCTCGTCAGGACATGACCTGAAGGAGCTGACATCTGCTCGGGGCCGAGAGTACCACATGAAGGTGTTCCAAACCTGCTCAGAG GTGATGGCTCTGATACAAGACATACCTGTTCCAGTGATCGCCATGGTAAACGGCGTTGCCACGGCAGCCGGTTGCCAGCTGGTCGCCAGTTGTGACATCGCTGTAGCGACTGAGAAGTCCACCTTTGCCACTCCGGGTGTCAACGTAGGTCTGTTCTGCTCGACACCGGCAGTGGCCATCGGCAGAGCGGTGCCAAGAAAG CAGGTTGCCATGGAGATGTTACTGACAGGGACTCCTATCTCAGCCCATGATGCTCTGTTACATGGACTGATTAGTAAGGTGGTGCCAGAAGACCGATTGGAGGAGGAGACCTTGGGCATCGCCCAACGAGTGTGTCAGTCCAGTCGACCTGTTGTTGCTCTTGGCAAGGCCACATTCCAAAG GCAAATGGCTCAAGGCAGGGATGCAGCGTATGCTACAGCCTCCAAGGTGATGGTGGACAACCTGGCTCTTAGAGATGGGCAGGAGGGGATCCAGGCCTTCATAGAGAAACGCAAGGCCATGTGGAGCCATAAACCTGAAAATGTTCATGACTGA
- the echdc3 gene encoding enoyl-CoA hydratase domain-containing protein 3, mitochondrial isoform X3, which yields MEFACSPRPCFGSLRILRLPPTVQKYGWRIILNNPKKRNALSLSMLETLRENILTDVDSEDLRVIIISAKGPVFSSGHDLKELTSARGREYHMKVFQTCSEVMALIQDIPVPVIAMVNGVATAAGCQLVASCDIAVATEKSTFATPGVNVGLFCSTPAVAIGRAVPRKQVAMEMLLTGTPISAHDALLHGLISKVVPEDRLEEETLGIAQRVCQSSRPVVALGKATFQRQMAQGRDAAYATASKVMVDNLALRDGQEGIQAFIEKRKAMWSHKPENVHD from the exons atggagtttgcatgttctccccgtccATGCTTCGGTTCTCTCCGGAtactccgacttcctcccacagtccaaaaatatggctg GAGGATCATTTTAAACAACCCTAAGAAAAGGAACGCTCTGTCCTTATCCATGCTGGAAACCCTTCGAGAGAACATCCTGACTGATGTTGACAGCGAAGATCTCCGAGTCATCATCATATCAG CCAAAGGTCCAGTGTTCTCGTCAGGACATGACCTGAAGGAGCTGACATCTGCTCGGGGCCGAGAGTACCACATGAAGGTGTTCCAAACCTGCTCAGAG GTGATGGCTCTGATACAAGACATACCTGTTCCAGTGATCGCCATGGTAAACGGCGTTGCCACGGCAGCCGGTTGCCAGCTGGTCGCCAGTTGTGACATCGCTGTAGCGACTGAGAAGTCCACCTTTGCCACTCCGGGTGTCAACGTAGGTCTGTTCTGCTCGACACCGGCAGTGGCCATCGGCAGAGCGGTGCCAAGAAAG CAGGTTGCCATGGAGATGTTACTGACAGGGACTCCTATCTCAGCCCATGATGCTCTGTTACATGGACTGATTAGTAAGGTGGTGCCAGAAGACCGATTGGAGGAGGAGACCTTGGGCATCGCCCAACGAGTGTGTCAGTCCAGTCGACCTGTTGTTGCTCTTGGCAAGGCCACATTCCAAAG GCAAATGGCTCAAGGCAGGGATGCAGCGTATGCTACAGCCTCCAAGGTGATGGTGGACAACCTGGCTCTTAGAGATGGGCAGGAGGGGATCCAGGCCTTCATAGAGAAACGCAAGGCCATGTGGAGCCATAAACCTGAAAATGTTCATGACTGA
- the LOC124883369 gene encoding nuclear factor 7, ovary-like produces MASKQRENLLCPICQEMYENPVILTCEHSFCIYCLKTNWADRKTTECPICKRRYSKELPPLHFALKMECDELRTLGSELVCSLHAQKHFFCLDELQLVCSICRDSETHKHRFQLTEEAGQESKKSLQDILKPLKKKLRLIHEVEGSCDQTANHIKYQAESTARRIKEGFKKLHLFLEEEEEARLNVLREEEEQKNQMMKEKISVLSKHISDLSGILRSTDKELKAQFLLNYKETVEKIQQHPLPDDPGPISGALINEARHLGNLSFNVWNKMKEMVSYTPVILDPNTAHPKFSLSENLTSLRKGEGKQELPDNPERIDHLIFVVGSESFISGCHSWEVEVGDNGAYVLGVLAGSDRRKGVILSRLWRLMFCNGEHKSISPSDTGSDISVMENPRRIRVLLDCDGG; encoded by the coding sequence ATGGCTTCAAAGCAAAGGGAAAATCTTCTGTGCCCAATTTGCCAGGAAATGTATGAGAATCCAGTTATCCTGACATGTGAGCACAGCTTCTGTATCTACTGTTTAAAGACAAACTGGGCAGACAGAAAAACTACGGAGTGTCCGATCTGTAAGAGAAGGTATTCAAAGGAATTACCTCCACTACACTTTGCACTAAAGATGGAGTGTGATGAGTTAAGAACATTGGGATCTGAGCTGGTCTGCAGTCTGCATGCACAGAAACACTTCTTCtgtctggatgagctgcagctggtcTGCAGCATTTGCAGAGATTCTGAAACGCACAAGCACAGATTCCAGCTCACTGAAGAAGCAGGACAGGAGTCCAAAAAATCCCTCCAAGATATCCTAAAGcccttaaaaaagaaactgaggCTCATccatgaagtggaaggaagctGTGATCAAACTGCCAATCACATCAAATATCAGGCTGAAAGCACCGCGAGGAGGATTAAGGAGGGGTTCAAGAAGCTTCACCTGTTtctggaagaagaggaggaggccaGGTTGAATGTActgagggaggaggaggagcagaagAATCAAATGATGAAGGAGAAGATCAGTGTTCTGAGCAAACATATTTCAGATCTGTCAGGAATTCTTAGATCCACAGACAAGGAGCTGAAAGCACAGTTCCTGCTGAATTACAAGGAAACTGTGGAAAAAATCCAGCAGCATCCTCTTCCTGATGACCCAGGGCCCATCTCAGGAGCCCTGATAAATGAGGCCAGACATCTGGGAAACCTGAGCTTCAATGTCTGGAACAAGATGAAGGAGATGGTCTCCTACACTCCTGTAATCTTGGATCCAAACACGGCCCATCCAAAATTCAGTCTGTCCGAGAATCTAACCAGTCTGAGGAAGGGGGAAGGAAAGCAGGAGCTTCCTGACAATCCAGAGAGGATCGACCACTTAATTTTTGTCGTTGGCTCTGAGAGTTTTATCTCAGGATGTCACAGCTGGGAAGTGGAAGTAGGAGACAACGGCGCTTACGTGCTGGGAGTGTTAGCAGGCTCAGATCGGAGGAAAGGGGTCATATTGTCCAGACTGTGGAGGCTTATGTTCTGCAATGGAGAACACAAATCAATTTCGCCATCAGACACAGGATCTGACATTTCTGTGATGGAAAATCCAAGAAGGATCAGGGTTCTCCTGGACTGTGATGGAGGATGA
- the echdc3 gene encoding enoyl-CoA hydratase domain-containing protein 3, mitochondrial isoform X2: MARSVLCRGVSVVQLSRWTPLLSAPRCYSQSEPEPLTLRQQNHGIRRIILNNPKKRNALSLSMLETLRENILTDVDSEDLRVIIISAKGPVFSSGHDLKELTSARGREYHMKVFQTCSEVMALIQDIPVPVIAMVNGVATAAGCQLVASCDIAVATEKSTFATPGVNVGLFCSTPAVAIGRAVPRKVAMEMLLTGTPISAHDALLHGLISKVVPEDRLEEETLGIAQRVCQSSRPVVALGKATFQRQMAQGRDAAYATASKVMVDNLALRDGQEGIQAFIEKRKAMWSHKPENVHD, encoded by the exons ATGGCTCGCAGTGTTTTGTGTAGGGGTGTTTCTGTAGTCCAGCTCAGCAGGTGGACACCGCTGCTGTCCGCTCCTCGGTGTTACTCTCAGTCGGAACCAGAACCGCTGACACTGAGGCAACAGAACCACGGAATCAG GAGGATCATTTTAAACAACCCTAAGAAAAGGAACGCTCTGTCCTTATCCATGCTGGAAACCCTTCGAGAGAACATCCTGACTGATGTTGACAGCGAAGATCTCCGAGTCATCATCATATCAG CCAAAGGTCCAGTGTTCTCGTCAGGACATGACCTGAAGGAGCTGACATCTGCTCGGGGCCGAGAGTACCACATGAAGGTGTTCCAAACCTGCTCAGAG GTGATGGCTCTGATACAAGACATACCTGTTCCAGTGATCGCCATGGTAAACGGCGTTGCCACGGCAGCCGGTTGCCAGCTGGTCGCCAGTTGTGACATCGCTGTAGCGACTGAGAAGTCCACCTTTGCCACTCCGGGTGTCAACGTAGGTCTGTTCTGCTCGACACCGGCAGTGGCCATCGGCAGAGCGGTGCCAAGAAAG GTTGCCATGGAGATGTTACTGACAGGGACTCCTATCTCAGCCCATGATGCTCTGTTACATGGACTGATTAGTAAGGTGGTGCCAGAAGACCGATTGGAGGAGGAGACCTTGGGCATCGCCCAACGAGTGTGTCAGTCCAGTCGACCTGTTGTTGCTCTTGGCAAGGCCACATTCCAAAG GCAAATGGCTCAAGGCAGGGATGCAGCGTATGCTACAGCCTCCAAGGTGATGGTGGACAACCTGGCTCTTAGAGATGGGCAGGAGGGGATCCAGGCCTTCATAGAGAAACGCAAGGCCATGTGGAGCCATAAACCTGAAAATGTTCATGACTGA
- the kcnj8 gene encoding ATP-sensitive inward rectifier potassium channel 8 — MLARKSIIPEEFGLPGLASRMPRKPVFRDRVNKARFIAKNGSCNLAHKNIREQGRFLQDVFTTLVDLKWRFTLVIFTTTFVSSWLLFAMSWWLVAFAHGDMDPERQNETHCVTDVKSFISAFLFSIEVQVTIGFGGRMITEHCPAAITVLILQNIVGLIINAVMLGCIFMKTAQSNRRAETLIFSRHAVIAVRSNRLCFMIRIGDLRKSMIIGATVRLQVVRKTTTPEGEMIPIHQIDVQTESAVASNSLFLLAPLIICHVIDKNSPLYDLSAMELQCSDLEVIVILEGVVETTGITTQARTSYVSEEIQWGHRFVPIVTEEEGVYSVDYSKFGNTVKVTTPSCSARELDEKPYILIQTLQKSELSHQNSLRKRNSMRRNNSMRKGGGSSGSLRRNNSGLASPKVQFFTPTDGGQNLNAVT; from the exons ATGTTGGCCAGGAAAAGCATCATCCCGGAGGAGTTCGGTCTCCCGGGTCTCGCGTCTCGGATGCCCCGCAAGCCGGTGTTCAGGGACCGGGTGAACAAAGCCCGCTTCATCGCCAAAAACGGCTCCTGCAACTTGGCGCACAAGAACATCCGCGAGCAGGGCCGCTTCCTGCAGGACGTCTTCACCACGCTGGTGGACCTGAAATGGCGCTTCACGCTTGTCATCTTCACCACGACCTTCGTGAGCAGCTGGCTGCTGTTCGCCATGAGCTGGTGGCTGGTGGCCTTTGCGCACGGAGACATGGACCCGGAGCGGCAAAACGAGACCCACTGCGTCACCGACGTCAA GTCGTTtatttcagccttcctgttctcCATCGAGGTTCAGGTGACCATCGGCTTTGGAGGACGCATGATTACAGAGCACTGTCCGGCTGCCATTACTGTCCTCATCTTGCAGAACATAGTGGGACTCATCATTAACGCCGTCATGCTCG GTTGTATCTTTATGAAGACAGCCCAGTCCAACCGCCGAGCAGAGACGTTAATCTTCAGCCGTCACGCCGTTATTGCCGTGAGGAGCAACCGTCTGTGCTTCATGATTCGCATTGGAGATCTGAGGAAGAGCATGATTATAGGAGCAACTGTCAGATTACAG GTGGTGAGAAAGACCACCACACCAGAGGGGGAGATGATCCCCATCCATCAGATCGATGTACAGACTGAGAGCGCCGTGGCCAGCAACAGTCTGTTCCTCCTCGCCCCGCTCATCATCTGCCACGTCATCGACAAAAACAG CCCGCTGTACGACCTGTCAGCCATGGAGCTCCAGTGCAGTGACTTGGAGGTGATCGTCATCCTGGAGGGAGTTGTGGAGACAACAGGCATCACCACGCAGGCCCGGACCTCCTACGTCTCTGAGGAGATCCAGTGGGGTCACCGGTTTGTTCCCATCGTTACAGAGGAAGAAGGCGTGTACTCTGTGGACTACTCCAAATTTGGCAACACGGTTAAA GTGACTACGCCAAGCTGCAGCGCTCGGGAGCTGGACGAGAAGCCGTACATCCTGATCCAAACCCTTCAGAAGAGCGAGCTGTCGCACCAGAACTCACTGAGGAAGCGCAACTCCATGAGACGCAACAACTCCATGAGGAAAGGCGGTGGGAGCAGCGGGAGCTTGCGCAGGAACAACTCTGGGCTTGCTTCGCCTAAAGTCCAGTTCTTCACCCCAACTGACGGGGGCCAGAACCTGAACGCCGTCACCTGA